The nucleotide sequence GAGGCAGCCCCCGCGACGTAGAGGTTCCCGTCGCTGTCAACCGCGAGGCCGTAGAGCACGGTGTTGCGCTCGTTCACCGAGGCGAGCGTCTCCACCTTCCCGCTGCGCCAGCGCTTCACGGCCCCGGTGTAACTCTCCACCCATACGACGCTTCCGTCGGCCTCGACGACGATGCCGTTCGGGTAGGTCGGAGGACCGTCCTCGAGCACCTCGCCACGGCCGTCGGGTCCGACGGCGAAGACCCGGCCCGGATCAGGTCTCGCGACCGGGTCGTAGCGCCCTGGATCGGTGAAGTACAGACGACCGTCAGGCCCGAACGCGAGGTCGTTCGGGGCCTGGAGGGCAAGGCCTTCGACCTCGGTGATGAGGATCTCGACCTTACCGGAGTCGTCGACTCGCTGAATCGAGGGCGGGCGCGTCTCCTCCGCACGCCACGGGCCGACCACACCGCCGTTCTGGGCCACGTACAGCTCGCCAGCCGCGCCGAGCGCCGTGGCGTTCGGCCCGCCACCGGTAAAGGCGAACCGTTCGACCCCCACCCCGGGGGTGTAGACGGAGAGGTGGCTGCGGTAGGTCTCGACGAAAACGACCCGGCCGTCGTCGAGGACGGTGGGACCCTCGGGCCAGGCCAAGTCGGTCACGAGTATCGTGGTGCTCAGCGCTCCTCCTGGTCCCGACGGCGAGGGCGCCGGCACACATTCCAGCTCCGGTAAGAGCAGGCGATGAGCGTGTCCGCGACCAGCCACACTCCCCCCTCGGTACAGCCCTCCGCGTAGCTCCTGGAGGACAGAGGTCTCGATTTGGGTAATCGTTTCTCCGCCACCCTCGCGCTTGCTCGACGCTCTGTCAAGTGTTGGCAATGTGGCGCTTTTCACTCAAACGGAGTGACCGCCAATCTCGCTGGCTTTGCCACCTGCAGGATCCCAAGGTCATGGACGTCAGGTAGCGGATGCATCGCGCATCCGGCAGTCAGCCCCGCTCCACGCCGGAACGCGAAGAGCTCACTGCACCAAGGGCCTGCTCGCGAAGCTGGCCGGCGTCACCGTCGGAATCGATCGCTGCCAGGCCGTGAAGCTCGCCAGCGAGGCCATGAACGACGTGCGCGGGCGCGTCCAGAGAAGATCTTCGGCCGCCGCGGCCATCGTGACGACCCGCTCGATGCCGCCCGGCCCGCCCGCTCATGACGAGGGCCTTCGAGCGCGCGACAAGCTCTTCGCCCCCGCGACCGCGGCGGCGAGGTCGGCGCCACGATCCTCGGCCAGGAGCTGCTGCGCGAAACTTGCGGAGCGGTCGGCCCCGCAGGCCACGGCCAGGCTCGAGGCCTTCTACGAACACACCCGCACCCACGCGGTGAACGGCCGAAAGCCGTGAGCGAACCCGCGATGCTTCTCGGTGATTAGTCCAACCGTTCGAAATCGAGGTGACTTGGTGGCTCAGGACCGGGGCCTTCAAGGGGCGGATCATCTGGCGAGACGGCTGACCCCGAGCCTCACGGGCCGGTGGCGGCGAGAGCTGCTCGACATCGAGCACGTGCGGATCGAGCACGTGCGGATCGGTCACGACCGGGTCGGCTCCGGTGCTCTTCGACACGATGCCCGCCCGGACATTCCACGACATGACCGCCTCCACCAGAGCCGGGGTCTTGCAGGCGCTGGCCGAAGTGCGCGCCCGGGTCTGGAGTCGGACGCCGGGCACGACGGGATCGGCTTCGGTACTCTTGGACATCGACGTCTCGCTCGTCGAGATCCATTCCGGGCGCCAGGAGGGGGCTACGCCCACCTTCAGGGTGGTTACCGGTTCCACCCGATGTTCTGCTTCGCCGATCGAACTGCTGTCGCGCTCTCGGCGCCGCTTCGCCGGGGTAACGCCGGCGCGAATACCGTTGCCGATCACCTGCTCGTGCTGGACCAGGCCATCGCCCAACTACCAGAACAGATCGCCCGAGGACACCGCCCAGGCGAGAACCCGGACCCCGCTGTCCCGGATGTTCGGGCGAGCTGACTCGGCCAGGTGCCCCGAGGACTTCCTTTCGGCCTGCCGGGACCGCCACGTCCGCTTCTTCGTCTCGGCCCGCTCCAACGCCCAGGTCAACGCGGCCACATCCTCAACTCCGTCGGGCTCGACAAGGCATGGCTGGCCGCCCTCGGCCAGGACGGGCAGGAGAAGGACGGGAGGTCGTGGCCGACCTCACCAGCCTGATCGACACCACCAAGCGACCCAACGGGACTCGCCACATCGTCCGGCGCGAGCCGTTGTGGCCGGACCCCAGCGCGGCCTCTTCCCCTCACTCCAGTACCGCAACTGGGACTGCTACACCCGCCAACAGGGTGACCCCGTGGACGTCGACGTCACCATGGCGGCCCACGCCCATGTCGCACAGGACATCGCTCGCCTGGAGGTCTCGGGGCGCACACGGTTCCCCTTCTCGCGCTTCAAGGGCAACGCAACCTGGCTCATGACCATGAGAATCGCCACCGACCTCGTGCGGTGGCTCCAGATGCTCCGTCTCGCCGGACACTGGTGAGAGGCCCTGCTCGCCGCCCTCCCCTGGGGCATCTTCCACGCCCCGGGCGTCTCAGGCATCGGGCACGACAGCGCATGGTGCCTATCGTCGAACGCTGGCCCACGACCGCGGTGCTGCTCGACGACTACCGACGTATTGCACTCATCATTTGAGCGTACCCAGCATCCCGCCAGTCGGTACCAGCGTGACGACGCGCATGCCGCCGCAAACAGTCGGCCACATTCGATCCCGACAACTCGTGCAATCGTCGGCGTTGCTACCTCCGACCTAGCGAAATCGCTAGTTTTGTCGCTGACGCCTTCGCCTTGACCGAATCAGGCAACCGCCCAATGGGGGCGTAAAGAGCCTGAAGTAATCTTAGACTTCACGGGAGCTCTTCACCGATAACGCCCGCAGCGATCAGATCTTCGATCTCGTCTTCGGCTAGGCCGATCTCGCGAAGCACCTCACGCGAATGCTGACCAGGCAATGGAGCACCACGCCGCACGGAAGTCGGCGTCGTTTCGAAGGCTATCGGAAATCCCGGAGTCGTCACTGTCCCTTCGGTCTCGTGCTCGTAGGTCACGAAGCTACCGTTCGCGCGCACCTGCGGATCAACAATAAGATCCGCGTACGAATTCACCGGGCCGCCCCAAATATCATTGACGGTGAAAAGCTCCAACAGCTCCTTGACCGTCCGGTTCTTCACCGCCTCGGCGACGAGCTCATTGATCTCGTCACGTCGTCGATGACCGTCGAGCTCATCGTCGAAGTCCTCGAACTGGGGGATGCCGAGCACTTGTCCAAGCAGAGCTAGCGGTGAGAAGGCGATGATCACGTCGCCGTCCTTCGCACGAAAGATGCCGTAGGGGGCTCGGATATAGCAGTGTGCATGCGGCGTCGCGGACCGCTGCTGGGCAATCCCGCCCACCGTAAACACCGTGAGCTCCTGGGCCTGCATCGCGATGATGGCATCAAGCATGTTGACCTTGACAACCTGACCAGTCCCGGTCCGTTCGCGGTGTAGCAAGGCGGCGAGCGCCCCCTCAAAGGCAGAGTAGGCCGTGATCGCGTCAACGACGTACAGCGGCGCGGGCTGAGGTGGGTCCTCCGCCCGACCAGCCGAGAACATAAACCCGGCGAGTCCCTGCAGGAGAAGATCCTGTCCAGGCCGCTGGGCGTAAGGCCCTGATTCCCCATAACCGGAGATCGAAACGTAAACGATGCTCGGGTTGATCGTCCTGACGGCATCGACACCGAGCCCAAGCCGCTCGGCGACGCCGAGGCGGTAGTTCTGGATGAAGACGTCCGAGCTCGCGGCGAGGCGCTTCACGATCTCAAGACCGCGAACGTCCTTCAAGTCAACCGCGAGGCTGCGCTTGTTCCGGTTGAGTGACAGGAACGAAGCATTGATGCGCTTGCCGCGAGCGCCACCCGCTGAAGCGCGACGCTGCCACTCGCCTCCAACCGGCTCCACCTTAATGACGTCGGCACCCAAATCGCCGAGGCGCATCGAAGCGAATGAGCCCGACATTGCAATAGTGAAGTCCAGCACTCGATAGCCGTTGAGTATTCCTTCCATTACGCTTCCTCCCCCGGCAGCGAACTTCTCCTGTAGGTCGATGCGCCGCCTCACACGGCGGGGTCGGGGGGACGACGCTCGATCATCTGGATGTCCTCGATGACGGCGACCGTCTTCTCGTCCTGGTTGAACACGTCGTAGTGGAAGTAGACGAGGCCGAACTGCTCGTTGCGTTCCTTCTTTGCCATGACGGTCGCCTTGATCTTGATGGTGTCGCCGACCAGCACGGGTGCGAGAAAGCGGACTCGATCGTAGCCATAGTGTGCAATCTTCAGGTGGGCAGGGACCAGTGACTTCACGACGAAGCCGTCCACCACACCAACCACGAGCGCCCCCGGCGCGGCGATCCGACCGAACGGGTGCTTGGAGGCGTACACGGCATCTACGTGGGCCGGATGGGTGGCGTCCGTTGCTCCGATGAAAAGGCGAATATCCGCGTCGACTATCGTTCGCCCGGTCGATAGGAATTGATCACCGACGACAAAATCGTCCCAGTAGCCCTGCATAGCACCCCCTCGTTTCACTTCGTCCGAAGCCAAGCACTGGCGCCGCCACCGAACTTGCCGGGGTTCAGGATTCGCTTGGGATCGAGCGCCTGGCTCACCAGCACCAGCAGCCTGGTGGCATCCGAGGCGTAGTCCGACACGTAGCTACTTCGCGCCAGGCCGACACCGTGATGGTGCGAGAGCGTGCCGCCCACGGCCGCGGTCTCATCCATCACGATTCGCCAAACCTCCTCGTGCGCCGTTGACACCTCCACACGCGTCGGCCGCTCGAGGCTGAAGACGAAGTACGTGCCAACGCCATCCGGATACGCATGGGAGAAGTGCGCCCAGGCGCGATCAGCGACGCGATCGAGACGGGACATTATCCTCCGGTAGGTCGCGTGCGCCTTCGACCACGGCAGGCCGACTTCGATCGAGTCAGCCAGGTGCAGCTCGTCACGGTTGCCCTCATAGAGCCATGAGGCGTCGAAGCGCTTCTTGAGCCAAACTTGACCAATGTCCAGTCCGAGGTCCACCGCGCTCCCGATGTATCGCGACGTCGATATCGCTTCGGCGTCCATCGCCGACACAACCATCTCCGTCCCAATGAAGCCGATAATCGCTAGGACTGGATGTTCGATCGGCAGTCCGTAGTCCTCGGCGACCATCCGAGTCTCCACCTCGTCGTAGAGGCGAACCACGGCTGGGCGAAGCCCTCGAGCGACGATCTCCCTGATCGATTCGAGGCCCCGCTCAAGGTCGGGAAAGCCGAAGCTGCGGAGTAGCTGCGCTTCGGGGGTGCGGCTGACGCGAAGCTGCACGCGCGTGATGATCCCGAGCGTGCCTTCGCTGCCAATGAACAGCTCGATGAGGTTCGGTCCTGTCGCCGAGCGAGGCGACGACCTCAGTTGGATCGGGGTGCCGTCGCTGAGCACGATGTCGAGCCCACTCACCAAGCACTCGATTCCCCCGTACCAGCCGCTGTAGGTGCCTGTCGAGCGCGTGGCCACGAGACCCCCGAGCGATGCGAGGTGGAGGGACTGCGGGTAGTGGCCAAGCGTGTAGCCGCGCTCGTTCAACCAGCGCTCGACTTCTCCGGCGGCCGCGCCAGCACCGACGACAACAGTGAGGTCGCGTTCGTTCAGCTCCGGTTCGCCCGCGAGGAGCGACGTGTCGAGTGCGAGGTGCGGCACGGTCGAGATGACGCCCCCCGTGACACCGGATCCGCGACCAAACGTGACGACCGCAATCCCGGCCCGACTTGCTGCCGCCAGGACCGTCGCTACTTCACGGTCGTTGCGCGGATAGACAACGAGCTCAGGACGCGCCCGATGCCGCAGCTCACGCGGCCACTTCGCGAAGCCAGGGAACATGTCGCTGGAGCGGGCCTCGCGCTCAGCGTCCTCGAGGCTAAGGTTCACGCCTGCACGCTCGAGTTCTTTGCGCAGCTGCAGGCTCACCGGCGCCCCCCGTCTTTCAGTGCCACGATTTCGCTCGCGTATCGCACGACAGCCTGAAGATTCGCCGCCTCGGCCACACCCCGGCCGGCGATGTCGAACGCGGTCCCATGGTCGACGGAGAAGCGGAGGAACGGCAGCCCGAGCGTGACGCTCACTGTGCCGTGGAAGTCGACCGCCTTGAGCGGTGCAGACGCTTGATCGTGGTAGAGGCAGAGCACCACATCGAATTGCCCTTGCGCGTTCAAATAGAAGACCGAGTCTGCAGGAACGGGCCCCGTCACGTTGAGTCCGAGCCGGCGAGCCGACTCGACAGCCGGCTCGAGCACGTCGCGTTCCTCGGTCCCGAAGTGTCCCCCCTCGCCGGCGTGCGGGTTGAGGGCAGCAACGGCGATGCGCGGGTCTGGCAGTCCAATCGCCGCACTCACACTCGCAAACCGCTCGATGGCGGTGACGATCGCATCCTTATTCAAGGCCTCGATGACCTCGCGAAGCGATGTGTGACGGGTTAGAAAGAGAGCACGCAGATTGCGCGTCGCGAACAGTGTGGTCGACCACGGAGCGCCGAGAAGGTCTCGCAGCATCTCCGTATGGCCAGCATCACCGTGTCCTGCGAGAAAGAACGCCTGCTTGTTGATCGGTGCGGTGACCAGCGCTTCCGCTTCGCGACGACGACAGATCTCGACAGCGCGTAACAGATACTGCCAGGCAGCCTCACCGGCGCTCGCGTCGAGACGGCCGAATGGAATCGTACTGACATCAGGCCACGTATCATCGTCGATAACTGGGATCCGGCGATCCGAATCGACCCCAACGGCGACCAACTCGGTCTCCTGGACCCGCCAAACATTGAGTTCGAGCTTGCAGATGGACGCAGCGCGCCGCAGTCGCTCATAAGAACCGACAACCACGGGTCGGACCCCAAGCTCATGCGGCCAGTTCGCGAGTGTCTTCGCCGTGATCTCGGGACCGATACCGGCGGGGTCGCCCAAGGTCAGGACGAGGCGCTTGATCACGGCACAACACTCCCTCCTCGTTGGCGAGCCGCGTCGAGCGCCCGAAGCATGCTCAGCGCGTGCAGCAGCCACTCCGGGCGCCCCACTCCACCGGACTTGACGACTACGAGCAGAGATTGGCGACCGGGACGGGAGACACAAAGAATAGGGATCGTCGGCCACGGCTCGGCGATGACCGACGCCGATACGCTCCCCAGACGCGCGGCGACCGAGGAGGCGAGATCTCCACCAACAAGGACAATAGCACCCGGATTCGCTTCGCAGAGAACGACCTTAAGTGCCTCGGCGGCGGCACGTGCCGGCTCGGGCTCCGTCATCGTTGGCTGATCGGCCAGGCGGACGAGAGCATCGCGTCCCGCGGTGAGTTTGTCGATCACCTGCCGACGCCCGTCGACCGTGACGAATTGCTCCCACGGCTTGACCGTGAAAATCCCAGTGCTCTCGAGCAGGTCGGCCTGAGCGCATGAAGCTGCCTCGGTGCTTCCAACGACGACGAGCGTGGGCGCCGGCCTCGGTTCGCGTCCCTCCGATTCGTTTAAACGAATGATCCTCGCCTCGCACAGCGCAGCTGCCATTCCGTACGATCCGACAACGAAGAACGACTGCGTGATCGCCACGGCGGTGAGAAGCCGTGCGATGCGGCGAAGATCGCCGACGGAAGACGCGTCGAACAACACGGAATTGCCGGCATCGAGCAGCTTCGAGAGCGCTGCGGCATCGCTGTCAGTAGGCCTGAGCAGCTCGCAGTCGTTCAACCAGCTGCGGGCCGCCGACCCGAACGAATCCTGACGTTCGCCAATCCGCCGCAGTTGCGTACCCGCGACCGTCTCGATCCCAAGTGCCGGGGCGGCTGGCACGATCACGGCCGGCAGCTGCAGGTCCCGGCGCACCACGTCGATCTCAGCGGCAATGTGGCCCCGGAGCCGGCTGTCGATCCGCTTGTACCAGAAACACTCACCGTGGACGTTGTCGGCACCCAAGGCGGCGATGACCGAGGAGATCCTCCTGCGAGCCTCGTCGACGCTCTCCATGCGAGACGCGGTGTCGACGACCACCGCCGTCGCACCGCGGCTCCCCTCAACAACGGCGCGCCACGAGAGCAGCTCGACACGGGTCTGCGGCAGTGCGCGCGAAATCTCGCCGGCGCAGGCTGCCGCGCCGGTCATGTCGTCGCTCAGGGCGACGAACCTCGTCCATGCCAGTGTTGGCGTCATCGTGGGAGTTCCCCGGCCGGTGCTGCTCGCTTAGATCTGCGTCCTCACGTGACCCTCCCGACCGCTCAGCGCTGCCACGACGAGGATGAACGCACCGAGGAGTGACTCCTGGAGGTTCGGACCGATGCCGATGCCGATGAGAAGCGTCGAGATCTCGATCACGAGCAACGTCCCAGCGACCGTGCGGAGCGCGCCTCCCGCCCCGCCGAGCAGCGACGTGCCCCCGATCACAACCGCAGTGATCGTCGTGAACAAATAGGGGCTGCCCACGCCGAAGTTCGCTCCGCCAGAGAACCCGGTCAGGAGCACACCCGCCGCCTCGCCGGAGAGTGCACTGAAGATGAACGCCACGATCCACGTCGTACGTCGCCGCGCCATTCCGAGCACCGCGGCCGCCTCGGAGCTGCCGAGGGCGAAGATGTGGCGTCCGATGACCCCTCGCCGCTCGATGGCCCACTCCAGGACCACCCAACCCAGCCAGACAAACACGACCGGCGCCAGCTGGACGACACCGAGATTCATTTGCGGGCTCGTAAGGGTGGCGAGCCACGGAGGTGACGCCCCAGCCCCCATCCCGCCGTGAGTCCAGATCAGGACGGCGCCTTGCACTGCGAACGCAGTACCTAAGCTGACGACGAGCGGGTGCACGCGGGCAACGGCGCTAATCCCACCGTTGATGAGGCCGATCGCGACACCGAATCCAAGCAGTAGCAGCAAGATCGTCGCCATCGAGTCGTGGCTGGCGTAGAGGATAGAGGTGACCACCTCACCGAGGCCGATGGTGCTTGCCATCGATAGGTCGATCCCGCCAAGCAGGATCACCGTCGTTTGTCCAGCGGCCGCCACGCCGAGAAACGCACTCAGAGCAAGCTGAGACCCAATACTGTTTGGCGAGGCGAACCCGGATATCGTAGCGAGCCCGATCAGATAGAGCGCGATGATCGCGATCCACGGGCCAAAGCGCGTCGCCCATCGGGGAAATTCTTGTGCGACCTTCGTCTTTGGAAGCCCACGACTCGCAGGGTGCGCCGTGATTGACATAATTGTTCTCCGTCAGGACCGCGCGGAGGCAAGCGTGCTGGTGGTGGCCTGACTGCGCTCCAGGGGTCGTCGAGCTGTACCGATGCGTACCGTAACGACGCGGTTCAACGTCACGACAGCGATGAGGATCAACCCGTAGACCAGGTTCACGTAGAACACCTGCAGGTTCAGGAGGGACAGGACATTCTGAATCAGGTAAATGTCCAGGGCGCCGATTACACTGCCGAACATGCCACCTCGCCCGCCTGCGAGACTCGTCCCCCCGAGCGCGACGGCAGCGATCGCCACCAACGTGTACGAGGGTCCGATCGAGGCGTCGCCTCCGCTGATCAGCGACGTCAGTACCAGGCCCGCCAGACCGGCGAACACGCCGCCGATTCCGTAGGCGACAATGCGAACCCGAGCGACGGAGGTACCAGCGGAGTAGGCGCCGCGGTCGTCTTGTCCGACGGCGAGAAGCAGGCGATGGTAGCGGAGACGCGTGACTCCGAACCAGGCCAGCCAGGCGAGCACAAGGACCACAGCGGAGCTCGGAATGCCAGCCCAGCTGCCGCCGAGGTTCAGTCCCGGTGGCAGCGTGCCCCCGTTGTTCGGCACGTACTGCTGTCCGAGCCCCGTGAGCACAAGATAGGTACCGAGCGTGGCGACAATCGGCTGGATCCGCACGCCCGCGATAATCCAACCGTTGACCACGCCGACGACGAAGCCCGCAGCGAGCGCAGTCGGCACGATCACCCAGAGCGTGCCGAACCAACCGTGGTTTAGGTAACCGGCGAGCAGGACGGTGACGAAGCCTGCGAGCGGGCCGAGCGAGAGGTCGATCCCGCCGCGCCCCGAAAGTACGGCTGGCGTCATTCCCATCGCCACGAGCACGAGTGGAGCGAGGGCCTGGACGGTACTGGCGAGATTGCCTGGCTTCACGAGCGCGGGATCGAGTGCCACGTTCGCGATGAGCATGCCGACGAACACGACCGTGCCAAACCCCGCGTAACTGGTGCGGCGGAGCAGATTCCCCAGGTAACCGAGCGCTACCACGTCGTCACCTCGGTCCCCCTATCAATGTGCAGCTCGCCGAACATCGCAGCGAGGATGCTCGCCTCGTTAATCGCCTGTTCTCCTGCTGGCAGGTCTGCCGCCACAGCGCCATTGCGCATTACGACGACGCGGTCGCACAAGGCGACCAGTTCGGCGAGCTCAGTGGACACGAGCAAGACCAGGACACCGGCAGTCGCCAGGTCCCGCAAGGATTGGTAGAAGTCGAGCTTCGTGGCGTGGTCGACGCCGCGGGTCGGGTCGTCGAGGATAACGACCCTCGGCTCAGCCGCAAGCCAGCGCGCCAGAATGACCTTTTGCTGGTTCCCGCCGCTGAGCGAGTCAATCGAGGCACCACTTGAGCTTGCTCGGATCTGCAGTTCGTCTCTGAAGCGCGCAAAGGCGCGCCGAGCCTTCCCGGGTCGGATGACGCCATACTTCGAGAACTTCTTGCTCCACATTGGCAGAGCGAAGTTGTCCAGAACAGACTGGCCCGGAAGGATCCCTTCCCTCTTGCGATCCCGGGGAACATAGACAACCCCATGGCGCACCGCCTCGCTCACACCGGCGATTCTCACCAAGGTGCTGGACGGCTCGAACGCCAGCTGAACGGTGCCACTATGGTTCTCCATCCCGGCAAGCACCTTCAGCAAGCGAGACTGCCCGTGGCCATCCAGTCCAGCAAGACCAACAATCGTGCCGCTTTCAAATTCAAGCTCCACTGGGACAGCCTCTGCAGCAAGCACAACTCCGGACACGACGAGCCTAAATTCATCCGCCTGGCGCCTCCTGACCGAAGCAATTCGGCCCACCATCGCTTGAGAGGACCGGTCAGCCGCGCCAACCGCGTCTTCCCGCCCCGGCCCCCTCTCCCGACGACCGCTGCTCATCAGCTCGAGCAACACGTCGGTCGAGAGGTCGTCACCCTCTACCTCTCCCACCAGCTCGCCGTTGCGAAGCACGATCGCCGCATCACTTACGCCAGTCACCTCGCTCATCCGGTGCGAGACGAAGATGACGATCCGCCCACGATCGGCGAGCTCCCGGCAGATGGAAAGCAACCTGGCCGCCTCGTCCCGATCGAGTGCGGAAGTCGACTCGTCGAAAACGAAGCAACGGTCCCGTTCTCGCCGAAGGAGCGCCCGCGCGACTGCAACGACCTGCTGAAGGCCGAGGTCGAGCGTTCCAACTGGCTGATCGAGATCGGGCGGGTCGGAAGCGAGGGCTGCGATCGCTTCTTCGGCCCTATCCCGCTCGAGACGAGAATATCGAGATGGTCGAAGCCAGCGCCGTTCCCAGAGGTATACGTTATCGAGCACGCTCAAGTCCGGCGCCAGCAGGAGCTCCTGATAGACAACGCTAATGCCACTGTCGAGGGCAGTCTGCGGTCGGAAGGGACGCAAGCTCCTGCCGCCGAGTACAATTTCGCCTCGGTCCGGAACCACGACGCCGCCGAGCGTTTTCGTGAGGGTGCTCTTGCCAGACCCGTTCTCGCCAACGAGTGCGTAGATACGGCCCGCGTGCAAAGTGCAGGATAGTCCGTTAAGCGCTACATTCGCCCCGAAGCGCTTTGACACGCCTCGGAACTCGAGCTCATAATCCTCGGTCTTTCCTGCCTGTCCGGTCATCTACTTTGTGATCTTCCTCGCCGCATAGGTGATCCTTTCGCGGCGTTACGTCACAGCTCGGTCATGGCCGGGCACGACGTGCCCGGCCATGACCGACTTCAATACCTCATCACCAGCTACTTACCGGAGTCGGGGCTGGTGCGTCACCCGGAGATTCCCCTCCCCTTTCCGTCGTACGGGACCGTCGGACCGGGATTGGTGAAGTACGGGTACAGGTCCTTCATCGGGAGGATACCCGGCGGCTCAGGGTAATTCGTGGAGCTCACTGTCAGTGATCGGTTCCACCACTTGTTGAGGTTGGCGCTCGTGATCCGCGGAGGCGTGAAGTAGATCGTGATGTTCTTCGGGTGCTTGCCCTCGAGGATCATGATCATCACACGGAAGGCCTCCCGCATTGACGCCCGAGGCGGCTCGGCGAGGCCGATGAAGTTGGGATGCTGGCCCTTCTGCAGGAGTTCGTGCCACACGGCGAGGAAGCCACCCGCACCGACGTCGCCCATGGCTGGGATCGGCCGGTGCTCCTGCAGGAACGCCTGCAGGATTCCCGAAGCCATGCCACCCTCCTGGTAGACGGCATCAATCCTCCCCGGGTGGGTCGAGAGGAACTGAAGAACCTGCTGCTTCGCGATGCTGTCGGTCACCTGACCGGTTACGGTTCCGACAACGTGGAAGTTCTTGTGCGTCTTCAAGAATGCAGCGAGTGCCGTCTGGTAGTCGACCGACAGCGTTTCGCCGGGAATCCCGATGACGTCGAGCAGGTTCACCTGGCCGTGCAGCTTCTGTGCATAGAAGTTCAAATACTGCATCCCAATTTCGTAGAAGTTCTCGTCGTAGTTCTCTCCGTAGGGCGTCGTCTGCGGACCCTGGTCGACAACGACTGGGATACCCGCGTCGTACGCACGCTTAATCACGCTGTCAAGTGCCGATGTGCCGTTCGGAATCGTAAGGATCGCGCTGCAGTGGTCGGCGGTGATCATGTCGTTAAACTGCGATATGGCAGTGGCTGTCACGAGATTGGAGTTCGTCACGAACGATCTGGCGACAAGCCCCGCCTTCTTATACTCAGCAACCATCTGGTTCCACGCGGCGAGCGTGTTGGCGCGCCACGAGTTGCCGAGATAGGAGTTCTGGAAACAGACCGTCCAGGGCGGCTTCGTTGGCTTCCAGTCACGATACGCGCTCGGGCCAAGCAGGTCGACTGCATGCGGGTACAGCTGGGCGATGGGCGCCGGAAGGCCTTTCGTATAGTTTTTCACCGGCGAAGTCGGCAACTGACCCTGCCTGCCGCTGGCAGCGGCGTGCGGTGCAGCTCCCGCAGCAATGAGCCCCACGAACAGTAACGTCGCTGACGCCGCTCCGGAGAGCGTCAACTGTGCCCTTCTGCGAAGGCAATTCATTCTTTGCTCCTTCCCCCTCATGGTTTTCCCGCCGGCACCGAGTCGGATGCCGAGAGGCCTTGCGTCTCCGTGTTCTGGCGTCCTCGCCGGTTCAAGCGCCGATCACCCCCCGGAACATAGCCATGCCGGTGACTCCCGGACGACAACGCAGCAGCCGCCCGAAAAATACTGCCTCCT is from Acidimicrobiales bacterium and encodes:
- a CDS encoding SMP-30/gluconolactonase/LRE family protein codes for the protein MTDLAWPEGPTVLDDGRVVFVETYRSHLSVYTPGVGVERFAFTGGGPNATALGAAGELYVAQNGGVVGPWRAEETRPPSIQRVDDSGKVEILITEVEGLALQAPNDLAFGPDGRLYFTDPGRYDPVARPDPGRVFAVGPDGRGEVLEDGPPTYPNGIVVEADGSVVWVESYTGAVKRWRSGKVETLASVNERNTVLYGLAVDSDGNLYVAGAASGGLHILDPAGSLVGFLEVGANPTNCAFAGDRLYVTDGGHSGESATPHLIGALWQVEVGSPGVPPFRGSL
- a CDS encoding CaiB/BaiF CoA-transferase family protein; protein product: MEGILNGYRVLDFTIAMSGSFASMRLGDLGADVIKVEPVGGEWQRRASAGGARGKRINASFLSLNRNKRSLAVDLKDVRGLEIVKRLAASSDVFIQNYRLGVAERLGLGVDAVRTINPSIVYVSISGYGESGPYAQRPGQDLLLQGLAGFMFSAGRAEDPPQPAPLYVVDAITAYSAFEGALAALLHRERTGTGQVVKVNMLDAIIAMQAQELTVFTVGGIAQQRSATPHAHCYIRAPYGIFRAKDGDVIIAFSPLALLGQVLGIPQFEDFDDELDGHRRRDEINELVAEAVKNRTVKELLELFTVNDIWGGPVNSYADLIVDPQVRANGSFVTYEHETEGTVTTPGFPIAFETTPTSVRRGAPLPGQHSREVLREIGLAEDEIEDLIAAGVIGEELP
- a CDS encoding MaoC/PaaZ C-terminal domain-containing protein, giving the protein MQGYWDDFVVGDQFLSTGRTIVDADIRLFIGATDATHPAHVDAVYASKHPFGRIAAPGALVVGVVDGFVVKSLVPAHLKIAHYGYDRVRFLAPVLVGDTIKIKATVMAKKERNEQFGLVYFHYDVFNQDEKTVAVIEDIQMIERRPPDPAV
- a CDS encoding FAD-binding oxidoreductase, with product MSLQLRKELERAGVNLSLEDAEREARSSDMFPGFAKWPRELRHRARPELVVYPRNDREVATVLAAASRAGIAVVTFGRGSGVTGGVISTVPHLALDTSLLAGEPELNERDLTVVVGAGAAAGEVERWLNERGYTLGHYPQSLHLASLGGLVATRSTGTYSGWYGGIECLVSGLDIVLSDGTPIQLRSSPRSATGPNLIELFIGSEGTLGIITRVQLRVSRTPEAQLLRSFGFPDLERGLESIREIVARGLRPAVVRLYDEVETRMVAEDYGLPIEHPVLAIIGFIGTEMVVSAMDAEAISTSRYIGSAVDLGLDIGQVWLKKRFDASWLYEGNRDELHLADSIEVGLPWSKAHATYRRIMSRLDRVADRAWAHFSHAYPDGVGTYFVFSLERPTRVEVSTAHEEVWRIVMDETAAVGGTLSHHHGVGLARSSYVSDYASDATRLLVLVSQALDPKRILNPGKFGGGASAWLRTK
- the pdxA gene encoding 4-hydroxythreonine-4-phosphate dehydrogenase PdxA; its protein translation is MIKRLVLTLGDPAGIGPEITAKTLANWPHELGVRPVVVGSYERLRRAASICKLELNVWRVQETELVAVGVDSDRRIPVIDDDTWPDVSTIPFGRLDASAGEAAWQYLLRAVEICRRREAEALVTAPINKQAFFLAGHGDAGHTEMLRDLLGAPWSTTLFATRNLRALFLTRHTSLREVIEALNKDAIVTAIERFASVSAAIGLPDPRIAVAALNPHAGEGGHFGTEERDVLEPAVESARRLGLNVTGPVPADSVFYLNAQGQFDVVLCLYHDQASAPLKAVDFHGTVSVTLGLPFLRFSVDHGTAFDIAGRGVAEAANLQAVVRYASEIVALKDGGRR
- a CDS encoding four-carbon acid sugar kinase family protein; this translates as MTPTLAWTRFVALSDDMTGAAACAGEISRALPQTRVELLSWRAVVEGSRGATAVVVDTASRMESVDEARRRISSVIAALGADNVHGECFWYKRIDSRLRGHIAAEIDVVRRDLQLPAVIVPAAPALGIETVAGTQLRRIGERQDSFGSAARSWLNDCELLRPTDSDAAALSKLLDAGNSVLFDASSVGDLRRIARLLTAVAITQSFFVVGSYGMAAALCEARIIRLNESEGREPRPAPTLVVVGSTEAASCAQADLLESTGIFTVKPWEQFVTVDGRRQVIDKLTAGRDALVRLADQPTMTEPEPARAAAEALKVVLCEANPGAIVLVGGDLASSVAARLGSVSASVIAEPWPTIPILCVSRPGRQSLLVVVKSGGVGRPEWLLHALSMLRALDAARQRGGSVVP